One genomic segment of Nitrospira sp. SG-bin1 includes these proteins:
- a CDS encoding multidrug transporter AcrB, whose amino-acid sequence MKNYRLGLSGRIAAFFIGSKLTPLIMSGALLLGVFAVIATPREEEPQIVVPMADVWLPFPGASAQVVEEQLTKPFEHKISEIKGVEYVYSVSRPDGAMIIVRFYVGQSMEKSLVDLYDKLMSNQDLLPPGAEPFVVKPKDVNDIPIVTITISSERYGEFELNQLGEQVLEEIKKVAGTSGGFIVGGRTRELRVQIEPARLKAYGLTPLQIAAVIRGENQALPTGRFDSRNENFLVKTGRFIRSRKDLEGLVVGVSDQRPVYLRQVAEIIDGPAEATSYVWFGEGIGEASGVRGEVKKTDNTPNTSHRTPHELPAVTVAIAKQAGVNTVAVAEQVIRKVEAMKGVTVPSDVRVTITRDYGETAQEKANDLLWHLLIAVVAVVLFLGVALGPRPAFVVSIAIPLTLALTLFSSMLIGYTINRATLFALIFSTGILVDDAIVVVENTYRHLRLRLRPHDEAAVYAVDEVGNPTILATFTVIASLLPIAFISGLIGPYMRPIPINASIAMFFSLLVAFVVIPWFYRTWYRPMVDAGGVDHEEHETGFTARLYRRILSPLLTRPLLAYTFLGVVTLLLAGSCLLFYTRHVVMKMLPFDNKSEIQLVIDMPEGTTLEETARATKALTQYVRTLPEVRDYQAYVGTASPFNFNGLMRHYFLRSLPHEADIQINLVPKTGRTAQSHDIAQRMHPSIQEIAHQYGANVKVVEVPPGPPVQSVLVAEIYGPDYGRQLAVASEVRTLFESTQGVVDVDDSVEADQVRYVFTVDQAKAALAGIPSEEIVHTLRMAFEGAKIGLVHISKEKSPVHIVLRLPLAERTGLEHIGELGLRTKSGGIVQLSELLTVEQTVQDKAIYHKNQKAVVYVTADVGGPGAEKAESPVFGVLGVGKQLEDYRPTEGYRIEQYYTSQPWSEDKLSMKWDGEWQITYETFRDMGIAFSVAMLLIYLLIVGQFQSFLTPLIIMAPIPLTLIGILPGHWLTGSYFTAPSIIGFIALAGIIVRNSILLVDFIQIQERAGVPLLEAVMKAGVIRMRPILLTAAALMVGAFVIILDPIFQGLAVSLLFGVGASTMLTLFVIPLLYYRVIGQTAQSSRPAVTIAVGNGEAVMHRVRAEGVPV is encoded by the coding sequence ATGAAGAACTATCGCCTCGGTCTTTCGGGCCGTATCGCTGCCTTCTTCATCGGGAGCAAGCTCACGCCGCTGATCATGTCGGGGGCATTGCTGCTTGGCGTATTCGCGGTCATTGCCACGCCACGTGAAGAAGAGCCGCAGATCGTCGTTCCCATGGCGGATGTTTGGCTGCCCTTTCCCGGTGCCTCCGCCCAAGTCGTCGAAGAACAACTGACCAAGCCGTTCGAGCACAAGATATCGGAAATCAAAGGTGTGGAGTACGTGTATTCAGTCTCAAGGCCGGACGGGGCGATGATCATTGTCCGCTTCTACGTCGGTCAGTCGATGGAAAAGAGTCTGGTCGATCTTTATGACAAGCTGATGTCGAATCAAGACCTGTTGCCACCTGGTGCTGAACCCTTTGTAGTCAAGCCGAAGGACGTGAACGACATCCCCATCGTGACGATCACCATCTCGAGCGAACGGTATGGCGAGTTTGAATTGAATCAATTGGGCGAGCAGGTGTTGGAGGAGATCAAGAAGGTTGCCGGCACATCAGGGGGGTTCATTGTCGGCGGACGGACGCGAGAGCTACGGGTCCAAATAGAGCCTGCAAGGCTGAAGGCCTATGGTCTAACCCCCTTGCAAATCGCGGCGGTCATTCGCGGTGAGAATCAAGCCTTGCCGACGGGCCGATTCGACAGCCGCAATGAGAACTTTCTCGTGAAGACCGGGCGCTTCATTCGATCGCGCAAAGACCTGGAAGGTCTGGTCGTCGGTGTGAGCGATCAACGACCGGTCTATCTGCGGCAGGTGGCGGAGATCATCGACGGGCCGGCTGAAGCGACGAGCTATGTCTGGTTCGGTGAAGGAATTGGTGAGGCGTCAGGGGTTAGGGGTGAGGTGAAAAAGACGGATAACACTCCTAATACTTCACACCGTACCCCTCACGAGCTTCCGGCTGTGACCGTGGCCATCGCCAAGCAGGCTGGAGTCAATACCGTGGCCGTGGCCGAGCAGGTCATCCGAAAGGTTGAAGCCATGAAAGGCGTGACGGTTCCGTCGGATGTCCGCGTGACCATCACGCGCGACTATGGGGAGACCGCGCAAGAGAAGGCCAACGACTTGCTCTGGCACCTGCTCATCGCCGTCGTCGCCGTGGTCCTCTTTCTCGGCGTTGCGTTGGGGCCGCGCCCGGCCTTTGTTGTGTCTATCGCGATTCCGCTCACCCTCGCCTTGACGCTGTTTTCATCCATGCTCATTGGCTACACGATCAACCGTGCAACGCTCTTTGCCCTGATCTTCTCCACCGGCATCTTGGTCGACGATGCCATTGTCGTCGTCGAGAACACGTACCGGCATCTGCGGCTACGCCTTCGTCCCCATGACGAAGCGGCGGTCTATGCCGTCGATGAAGTTGGAAACCCGACGATCTTGGCCACCTTCACCGTCATCGCCTCGCTTCTTCCGATAGCCTTCATATCCGGTTTGATAGGTCCCTACATGAGGCCGATTCCGATCAATGCCTCTATCGCCATGTTCTTTTCCCTGCTCGTCGCTTTCGTGGTGATTCCGTGGTTCTACCGAACCTGGTACCGTCCCATGGTTGATGCCGGAGGAGTTGATCATGAAGAACATGAAACTGGCTTCACGGCGCGCCTCTATCGCCGAATCCTCTCTCCGCTGCTGACGAGGCCGTTGTTGGCCTATACGTTCTTGGGCGTGGTCACGCTCTTACTGGCGGGCTCATGCCTCTTGTTTTACACACGTCATGTGGTCATGAAGATGCTGCCGTTCGACAACAAGAGCGAGATTCAGTTGGTGATCGATATGCCGGAAGGGACGACGCTGGAGGAAACCGCCCGAGCCACGAAGGCCTTGACGCAATATGTCCGAACCCTTCCCGAGGTGCGAGACTACCAGGCCTACGTCGGCACGGCGTCCCCTTTCAACTTCAACGGGCTGATGCGCCACTATTTTCTGCGGTCGCTTCCGCACGAGGCGGATATTCAGATCAACTTGGTACCCAAGACTGGACGGACGGCTCAGAGCCATGACATCGCACAACGGATGCATCCCTCGATTCAAGAGATCGCGCATCAGTACGGCGCCAATGTCAAAGTTGTCGAAGTGCCGCCAGGTCCGCCTGTGCAATCAGTGCTTGTGGCGGAGATTTACGGGCCCGACTATGGTCGGCAACTTGCCGTCGCGAGTGAGGTACGTACGTTGTTCGAGTCTACGCAAGGGGTTGTCGATGTCGACGACTCTGTCGAGGCAGATCAGGTGAGGTATGTCTTCACGGTCGATCAGGCAAAAGCGGCCCTCGCTGGAATTCCTTCCGAGGAGATTGTCCACACGTTACGCATGGCATTCGAGGGGGCAAAGATCGGACTTGTCCACATTTCAAAGGAGAAGAGTCCGGTGCACATCGTACTGCGCCTCCCGCTAGCGGAGAGAACGGGGCTCGAACATATCGGAGAACTCGGACTGAGAACGAAGAGCGGTGGGATCGTCCAGCTCTCCGAACTGCTCACGGTCGAACAGACGGTGCAGGATAAAGCGATTTATCATAAGAACCAGAAAGCCGTGGTGTATGTGACGGCCGACGTAGGAGGACCAGGCGCAGAGAAGGCGGAGAGTCCCGTGTTCGGTGTGCTGGGAGTTGGAAAGCAGCTGGAAGACTATCGGCCAACAGAAGGGTACCGGATCGAACAATATTACACCTCCCAACCCTGGTCGGAAGATAAGCTCTCAATGAAATGGGATGGAGAATGGCAGATCACCTATGAGACGTTTCGCGACATGGGCATCGCCTTTTCCGTGGCGATGTTGCTGATTTACCTCCTGATTGTCGGGCAGTTTCAATCCTTTCTGACGCCGCTGATCATCATGGCTCCGATTCCACTCACGCTGATCGGCATTCTACCGGGACATTGGTTGACAGGATCATATTTCACGGCTCCGTCGATCATCGGCTTCATCGCGCTCGCCGGCATCATCGTCCGAAACTCGATTTTGCTCGTAGATTTCATCCAGATTCAAGAGCGTGCTGGTGTTCCGTTGCTGGAGGCGGTGATGAAGGCCGGCGTGATTCGTATGAGACCGATCCTCTTGACCGCCGCTGCCCTCATGGTGGGCGCCTTCGTGATCATTCTTGATCCGATCTTCCAAGGGCTGGCTGTCTCGCTCCTGTTTGGCGTAGGCGCTTCGACGATGCTCACACTGTTCGTCATTCCCTTGCTCTACTATCGCGTTATTGGACAAACGGCCCAATCCAGCCGCCCCGCCGTGACAATTGCGGTAGGTAATGGAGAAGCGGTCATGCATCGCGTGCGGGCAGAAGGAGTTCCGGTGTGA